From Streptomyces sp. HUAS MG91, the proteins below share one genomic window:
- a CDS encoding transglutaminase family protein, with translation MQLIQQNPDLSAYLAADDVIDHHHPLVRETAARLAKESVDSYAYARAAYEYVRDAIPHSADSGDPRVTWRASDVLEKGTGICHAKAHALTALLRAEDIPAGLCYQRLTHDAGTGWCVHGLIAVRFHGAWHRQDCRGNKPGVDAQFSLEGELLAWVPDPRSGEEDYPAVFDAPHPAVLDVLRAAPDRPYLWENLPDSLTL, from the coding sequence ATGCAGCTGATCCAGCAGAACCCTGATCTCTCCGCCTATTTGGCGGCGGACGACGTCATCGATCACCATCACCCGCTGGTCCGGGAGACGGCCGCGCGACTCGCGAAAGAATCCGTCGACTCATATGCATACGCGCGCGCCGCCTACGAGTACGTACGTGACGCGATCCCGCACTCCGCCGACAGCGGTGACCCGCGCGTCACCTGGCGGGCCTCCGACGTCCTGGAGAAGGGCACCGGCATCTGCCACGCCAAGGCGCACGCCCTGACGGCCCTGCTGCGTGCGGAGGACATCCCCGCGGGGCTCTGCTACCAGCGGCTGACGCACGACGCCGGAACGGGCTGGTGCGTGCACGGGCTCATCGCCGTACGGTTCCACGGCGCGTGGCACCGGCAGGACTGCCGCGGGAACAAGCCGGGCGTCGACGCCCAATTCTCGCTGGAGGGGGAGCTGCTGGCCTGGGTGCCCGATCCGCGATCGGGCGAGGAGGACTATCCGGCGGTCTTCGACGCGCCGCATCCCGCGGTGCTCGACGTGCTGCGCGCCGCCCCGGACCG
- a CDS encoding low specificity L-threonine aldolase encodes MNPPKTDARRHHDPTTRGFASDNYAGTHPEVLAALALANGGHQVAYGEDDYTAHLQQIIRSHFGPTAEAFPVFNGTGANVVALQAVTDRWGAVICAESAHINVDEGGAPERMGGLKLLTVPTPDGKLTPELIDRQAYGWDDEHRAMPQVVSITQSTELGTLYTPDEIRAICDHAHQHGMTVHLDGSRIANAAASLDVPMRTFTNAVGVDILSLGGTKNGAIFGEAVVVLNQDAVRHMKHLRKLSMQLASKMRFVSVQLEALFAKDLWLRNARHANEMAQRLAEGVRAVDGVEILHPVQANGVFARLPHEVAERLMKHYRFYFWDEAAGDVRWMCAFDTREEDVDGFVAALKEEMAR; translated from the coding sequence AAGACCGACGCCCGCCGGCATCACGACCCCACCACCAGGGGCTTCGCCAGCGACAACTACGCGGGAACCCACCCCGAGGTGCTGGCGGCCCTCGCCCTCGCCAACGGCGGGCACCAGGTCGCGTACGGCGAGGACGACTACACGGCCCATCTCCAGCAGATCATCCGCAGCCACTTCGGCCCGACCGCCGAGGCCTTCCCGGTCTTCAACGGCACGGGGGCCAACGTCGTCGCGCTCCAGGCGGTCACTGACCGCTGGGGCGCGGTGATCTGCGCCGAGTCCGCGCACATCAACGTCGACGAGGGCGGCGCCCCCGAGCGCATGGGCGGCCTGAAACTGCTCACCGTCCCGACCCCGGACGGCAAGCTCACGCCCGAGCTCATCGACCGGCAGGCGTACGGCTGGGACGACGAGCACCGCGCGATGCCGCAGGTCGTCTCGATCACGCAGTCCACCGAACTGGGCACGCTGTACACGCCCGACGAGATCCGCGCGATCTGCGACCACGCCCACCAGCACGGCATGACGGTGCACCTCGACGGCTCGCGGATAGCCAACGCGGCCGCGTCCCTGGACGTCCCGATGCGGACGTTCACGAACGCGGTCGGCGTCGACATTCTCTCCCTCGGCGGCACCAAGAACGGCGCGATCTTCGGCGAGGCCGTCGTCGTCCTCAACCAGGACGCCGTGCGCCACATGAAGCACCTGCGCAAGCTGTCCATGCAGCTCGCGTCCAAGATGCGCTTCGTGTCGGTGCAGCTGGAGGCGCTGTTCGCCAAGGACCTGTGGCTGCGCAACGCCCGGCACGCCAACGAGATGGCCCAGCGCCTCGCCGAGGGCGTACGCGCCGTGGACGGCGTGGAGATCCTCCACCCGGTGCAGGCCAACGGCGTCTTCGCCCGCCTCCCGCACGAGGTCGCCGAGCGCCTGATGAAGCACTACCGCTTCTACTTCTGGGACGAGGCGGCCGGTGACGTCCGCTGGATGTGCGCCTTCGACACCCGCGAGGAGGACGTCGACGGGTTCGTCGCGGCCCTCAAGGAGGAGATGGCGCGCTAA